Proteins encoded together in one Thermomonospora curvata DSM 43183 window:
- a CDS encoding ArnT family glycosyltransferase — protein MTTIDSPSRPVRRPLLGRPEDPRWAGPGLLVLLAATAVLYLWGLGASGWANAYYSAAAQAGSVSWKAFFFGASDAAGAITVDKTPGALWPMALSARVFGVNSWSILVPQALMGVAAVGVLHAAVRRSLAAEAGPQVAAACGLLAGLVPATTPVAALMFRFNNPDALLVLLLTLGAYAMVRSLEPGGLRWLLVAGGCVGLGFLAKMLQAFLVVPAFALVYLVAAPATVRRRIGHLLAAGAVMAVAAGWWVAIVTLIPADSRPYIGGSQHNSVLELTLGYNGLGRLNGDEVGGLGNTDQDAGWGRMFGPVIGGQVSWLLPAALILPAAGLWATRRRARTDAVRAALLLWGGWLAVHVLVFSHMRGIFHEYYTVALAPAIGALVGLGTGVLWRRPAGTAVLAGTVAVTALWSYALLERTPDFVPWLRWAIVAAGVAAVALMAPGRSAPRLLGGGAALAVLASLAGPAAYAVETASTPHQGAIPIAGPQVSRGPGFPGDRFRRPPSLPDGIRPPQARRPAPNSAPGGFGPGNGSSSSGSAGRTGGSGPDAGLGGPGSSSRSDRSGSDNDSGNSGSDGRSDGLSPGDGSGGWPGGFGPGGGFGWFGPGRRPGGFGPRFGGFGPGGGMGGAGGLLNASTPSAELTALLKADASAYTWVAAAVGSNRAAGYQLATGKPVMAVGGFNGTDPAPTLEQFQRYVREKKIHYFIGGGMPGRAGSGSDAAQRIAEWVQENFTAQVIDGVTLYDLTAAR, from the coding sequence TCGGACGCGGCCGGGGCGATCACCGTGGACAAGACGCCGGGGGCGCTGTGGCCGATGGCGCTGTCGGCCCGGGTGTTCGGGGTGAACTCCTGGAGCATCCTGGTGCCGCAGGCGCTGATGGGGGTGGCCGCCGTCGGGGTGCTGCACGCGGCGGTGCGGCGGTCGCTGGCGGCGGAGGCCGGGCCGCAGGTGGCGGCGGCCTGCGGGCTGCTGGCGGGGCTGGTGCCGGCGACGACGCCGGTGGCGGCGCTGATGTTCCGGTTCAACAACCCCGATGCGCTGCTGGTGCTGCTGCTGACGCTCGGCGCGTACGCGATGGTGCGTTCCCTGGAGCCCGGGGGCCTGCGGTGGCTGCTGGTGGCGGGCGGCTGCGTGGGGCTGGGCTTTTTGGCCAAGATGCTGCAGGCGTTCCTGGTCGTCCCGGCCTTCGCCCTGGTGTACCTGGTGGCGGCGCCGGCGACGGTGCGGCGGCGGATCGGGCACCTGCTGGCGGCGGGCGCGGTGATGGCGGTCGCGGCGGGCTGGTGGGTCGCGATCGTCACGCTGATCCCGGCCGACTCGCGCCCCTATATCGGCGGTTCGCAGCACAACAGCGTGCTGGAGCTGACGCTGGGCTACAACGGGCTGGGCCGGCTGAACGGCGATGAGGTCGGCGGGCTGGGCAACACCGACCAGGACGCCGGCTGGGGCCGGATGTTCGGCCCGGTGATCGGCGGCCAGGTCTCCTGGCTGCTGCCGGCGGCGCTGATCCTGCCTGCGGCGGGGCTGTGGGCGACCCGCCGCAGGGCGCGGACCGACGCGGTGCGGGCGGCGCTGCTGCTGTGGGGCGGGTGGCTGGCCGTGCACGTGCTGGTCTTCAGCCACATGCGGGGGATCTTCCACGAGTACTACACGGTGGCGCTGGCCCCGGCGATCGGCGCGCTGGTGGGCCTTGGCACCGGGGTGCTGTGGCGGCGGCCCGCCGGGACGGCGGTACTGGCCGGCACGGTCGCGGTGACGGCCCTGTGGTCGTATGCGCTGCTGGAGCGGACACCGGATTTCGTGCCGTGGCTGCGGTGGGCGATCGTGGCGGCCGGGGTCGCGGCGGTGGCGCTGATGGCGCCGGGCCGCTCGGCGCCGCGGCTGCTGGGCGGCGGGGCGGCACTGGCCGTCCTGGCGTCGCTGGCGGGACCGGCGGCGTACGCGGTGGAGACGGCCTCCACCCCGCACCAGGGGGCGATCCCCATCGCAGGCCCGCAGGTGTCACGAGGCCCGGGCTTCCCCGGCGACCGGTTCCGGCGCCCGCCGTCCCTCCCCGACGGCATCCGGCCACCGCAAGCGCGCCGCCCGGCTCCAAACAGCGCCCCCGGCGGATTCGGCCCGGGCAACGGTTCGAGCAGCTCCGGCTCAGCCGGTCGAACCGGTGGCTCCGGTCCGGACGCTGGTCTCGGCGGCCCCGGTTCGAGCAGCCGTTCCGACAGGTCCGGTTCAGACAACGACTCCGGCAATTCCGGTTCGGATGGCCGATCCGATGGGCTCAGCCCGGGTGACGGCTCGGGCGGATGGCCCGGCGGATTCGGCCCGGGCGGCGGGTTCGGCTGGTTCGGGCCGGGCCGGCGGCCCGGCGGGTTCGGTCCACGTTTCGGTGGGTTCGGTCCCGGCGGCGGTATGGGCGGGGCCGGGGGTCTGCTGAACGCGTCCACGCCCAGTGCCGAGCTGACCGCCCTGCTCAAGGCCGATGCCTCCGCCTACACATGGGTGGCGGCGGCGGTGGGGTCCAACCGGGCGGCGGGCTACCAGCTGGCCACCGGGAAACCGGTGATGGCGGTCGGTGGTTTCAACGGCACCGATCCGGCGCCGACGTTGGAACAGTTCCAGCGGTACGTGCGCGAGAAGAAGATCCACTATTTCATCGGCGGCGGCATGCCGGGCCGGGCGGGCAGCGGCAGCGACGCCGCCCAGCGGATCGCCGAGTGGGTGCAGGAGAACTTCACCGCCCAGGTGATCGACGGAGTAACGCTCTACGATCTGACCGCCGCGCGATGA